The sequence CGGGCTTTGCGGAAGGTTTCAGTTTGCCGGCGCCTTCGCTGAAGCGGAAGTAAGCCCAGCCTTCCTTGAATCGTTTGCGGTCCTTCACCGCCGCGGACAGGCCGATGAATTCCTTCTGAAACGAGCCTTGCAGCCCCGGTTCGTTTTTCGTCTCGGAGGAAGCGGTCTCAAGAACCAGAATCGTCCCTTCGGGAAATCTTCCGGTTTTCGCAAACTGCCGATAAGCCGCCGGGTTGATATAGACGTTCTTGTATTCGGACTTGCCGGACTTTTGCTTGTCAGCTTCCGGGCTGTATTCGAGCCCGATGGAACTGCCCACGAAGACCCACTCGCGGTAGTTTTTCGGGCGCAATAAGGTGTCCGCGCCTTGAAAGACTGGCGCGGCGTGCAAAGACGACGGCAGGGCAGGGGAGAAAGCTGCCGCCACCAGGATCACTGCGACGGAAAGGCGCCAGGCAAAACGGCGCCGCAGAGAATGCGGAGTGCGGAGTGCGGAATGCGGATTTGGGGAAAGCGCCGGCGCTCTTGAAGGCGGCCTGGGGGCAGATTCTGAGGAATGGCGAAAGCGGGTCACGGTCTTCATTGCGATATTCATGAAATGGCGTTCTCTCACATTGGCGGTTGTCGTTTGCGTTGGAACGGAGGATACGGGCGAGCCTTCCGAATGACGAGAAAAAGTGGTCCTTACTGTGCAGACCGTGGGATTGACGACAGATCGACCGGAGAACCGTAGCGCAGATTTTCAATCTGCGGTATCGCCGATTTCCAATCGGCAGGGCGCCGGCAAGTCCCAGCGGGCTCGGACTGGGAGACGCCCCGCAGAATACAATTCTGCGATACGGCAGAGTGCAACTCTGCGCTACGAGCTTTGTCGTCCATCCCGCGGACCAAGCAGTAAGAACGGTGCCTGCAATCCCGGCTTTAGGGTCTGTGCAAAAATAACTTCCGGTTTTGGCGGGAGCGCCGCCTGGCCGGATGCAAGGCGCGAGGAGGGAGCATCCCCGTTTTGGGGCTGTGACCGACGAGCAACGCCGCAGCCGGCCAGG is a genomic window of Verrucomicrobiota bacterium containing:
- a CDS encoding cytochrome P460, producing MNIAMKTVTRFRHSSESAPRPPSRAPALSPNPHSALRTPHSLRRRFAWRLSVAVILVAAAFSPALPSSLHAAPVFQGADTLLRPKNYREWVFVGSSIGLEYSPEADKQKSGKSEYKNVYINPAAYRQFAKTGRFPEGTILVLETASSETKNEPGLQGSFQKEFIGLSAAVKDRKRFKEGWAYFRFSEGAGKLKPSAKPAEKSACYDCHRDKGATDHVFTQFYPVLRAAPANKP